From one Candidatus Latescibacter sp. genomic stretch:
- the argJ gene encoding bifunctional glutamate N-acetyltransferase/amino-acid acetyltransferase ArgJ, with protein MKDIPGGITAPLGFRAGTAECGIKYPGRPDLVIIASDSAASCAGMFTTNRIKGAPVLVSRENLQNGSARAIIANSGNANTCNGEDGIAAAMTMTIETARYLICDPSEILVASTGVIGRPFPIDRVVAGIPRAIGSLSRASGNLAARAIMTTDTVPKETAVEIDMGDAFVRIGAIAKGAGMICPDMATLLCFITTDADIESAVLRRALKHAVSVSFNCITVDGDMSTNDTVLVLANGRAGNTSLKSRSRAFDQFTEGLTEVCLRMAKALVSDGEGATKFITIRVAGAAGKEDARQVGLSIANSPLVKTAFFGCDPNWGRIICAAGYSGVAIDEAHVTIALQGVPLFDAGRALLINEHEMRKKLNTREITVDVNLGMGQADAVIYTTDISHEYININAEYTT; from the coding sequence TTGAAAGACATACCCGGAGGAATCACGGCGCCTCTCGGTTTCCGCGCAGGAACAGCCGAATGTGGAATTAAATATCCGGGAAGACCGGATCTTGTGATTATCGCTTCCGACTCTGCCGCCTCCTGCGCCGGCATGTTTACTACCAACCGTATCAAAGGAGCTCCGGTGCTGGTGAGCCGTGAGAATCTACAGAACGGGAGCGCACGGGCCATAATCGCCAACAGCGGCAACGCCAATACCTGTAACGGCGAAGATGGAATTGCCGCCGCCATGACCATGACCATCGAAACAGCCCGTTATCTGATATGCGACCCTTCCGAGATACTGGTGGCTTCCACAGGAGTGATCGGGAGACCTTTCCCCATCGATCGGGTAGTGGCCGGAATTCCCCGGGCGATCGGCAGCCTTTCACGAGCCAGCGGAAATCTTGCGGCGCGGGCAATCATGACCACAGACACCGTTCCGAAAGAAACCGCTGTTGAAATCGATATGGGCGATGCGTTTGTCCGGATCGGAGCGATTGCCAAGGGCGCCGGAATGATCTGTCCGGACATGGCTACCCTCTTGTGTTTCATCACCACGGATGCGGATATCGAGTCGGCGGTTCTCCGCAGAGCGCTGAAACATGCCGTTTCGGTAAGCTTCAACTGCATCACGGTTGATGGAGACATGTCCACCAACGATACGGTGCTCGTGCTGGCCAACGGCAGGGCAGGAAATACGTCACTGAAAAGCCGTTCCAGGGCATTCGACCAGTTCACCGAGGGTTTGACCGAGGTTTGCCTGCGCATGGCGAAAGCGCTGGTCAGCGACGGCGAAGGGGCGACGAAATTCATCACTATCCGGGTTGCAGGTGCGGCAGGTAAAGAGGACGCCCGACAGGTTGGTCTATCCATCGCCAATTCACCGCTGGTGAAAACAGCTTTCTTCGGATGCGATCCCAATTGGGGAAGAATCATCTGCGCCGCAGGATATTCGGGAGTTGCCATCGACGAGGCGCATGTCACCATCGCCCTACAAGGTGTTCCCCTGTTCGATGCCGGGCGTGCGCTTCTCATAAACGAACATGAGATGAGGAAAAAATTGAACACCCGTGAGATAACCGTTGATGTAAATCTGGGTATGGGACAGGCGGATGCGGTAATCTATACCACCGACATCTCTCATGAATACATTAACATAAACGCGGAATACACCACCTGA
- a CDS encoding aminotransferase class I/II-fold pyridoxal phosphate-dependent enzyme, whose product MNNEYRRSARLEKLPPYLFGRLNDQKLKMRREGIDIIDFGMGNPNIPSPPAVVEKLREAVGDPKTHRYSASRGIPNIRKAVCRQYKHLYDVDLDWETESIALLGSKEGLSHLMLALLDTGDSVMVTNPTFPVHIYSVVIAGGNVVAVPLTEKTGFIPAMEDISREIWPKPKAIVLSFPHNPTTACVDLDFFGEIIEFARRTNTIVVHDFAYAQLGFDGYAPPSILQIPGAKDIAVEFTTMSKAYSMAGWRVGFCVGSARVVQDLYSIKGYFDYGIFTPVQVAAIAALDGSQDCVTETVKIYQKRRDVFIDGLAKIGWDVPRPRATMYIWAPIPEQYHALGSMEFSMKLLKEAEVVVSPGIAFGGLGDGYIRISLVENEHRINQAIRNIKKCLFS is encoded by the coding sequence ATGAATAATGAATACAGGCGCTCAGCACGGCTGGAAAAGCTTCCTCCCTACCTGTTCGGCAGGCTGAACGATCAAAAATTGAAGATGCGCCGAGAGGGCATCGATATAATCGATTTCGGGATGGGCAATCCAAACATACCCTCTCCTCCGGCAGTGGTGGAAAAACTGCGCGAGGCGGTGGGGGACCCGAAAACGCACCGTTATTCTGCAAGCCGTGGAATTCCGAATATCCGAAAGGCCGTCTGCCGGCAGTACAAGCATCTCTACGATGTCGATCTCGACTGGGAAACAGAATCCATTGCCCTTTTGGGGTCGAAAGAGGGGCTTTCCCATCTCATGCTGGCCCTGCTAGATACCGGCGATTCGGTCATGGTGACCAATCCCACCTTCCCGGTGCACATCTACAGCGTGGTGATCGCAGGAGGGAATGTTGTTGCGGTTCCGCTGACCGAAAAAACCGGATTCATCCCGGCGATGGAGGATATTTCCCGCGAGATCTGGCCGAAACCGAAAGCCATAGTGCTCTCGTTTCCGCATAACCCGACTACCGCCTGTGTCGATCTGGATTTCTTCGGCGAGATTATTGAATTCGCCAGGCGCACAAATACCATCGTTGTACACGATTTCGCGTATGCGCAGTTGGGATTTGACGGGTATGCGCCGCCGAGCATTCTCCAGATCCCCGGCGCCAAAGACATAGCGGTCGAATTTACCACCATGTCGAAAGCATACAGCATGGCCGGCTGGCGGGTCGGTTTCTGCGTCGGTAGCGCACGGGTAGTTCAGGACCTTTACAGCATCAAAGGATATTTCGATTACGGAATTTTCACACCCGTCCAGGTGGCGGCCATTGCTGCGCTTGACGGGTCCCAGGACTGTGTGACGGAGACGGTAAAAATCTACCAGAAGCGCCGTGATGTCTTTATTGACGGGCTGGCCAAGATAGGGTGGGACGTCCCGCGTCCCCGTGCGACCATGTATATCTGGGCGCCTATACCGGAGCAATACCACGCACTGGGTTCCATGGAGTTTTCGATGAAACTTCTCAAGGAAGCCGAGGTAGTTGTTTCCCCGGGGATCGCTTTCGGCGGACTTGGCGACGGGTATATCCGGATCTCGCTTGTGGAAAATGAGCATCGCATCAATCAGGCAATCAGGAATATCAAAAAGTGTCTGTTCTCATAA
- the cimA gene encoding citramalate synthase — MTDTNTKNTIRHVDIYDSTLRDGAQAEAISFSMDDKLLITEKLDGLGVKYIEGGWPNYTSPKDLNFFREVGKLRLSVSKVTAFGSTRRASNSPEKDPILRTLIDADTEIVTIFGKSWDLHVEEVLRISLDENIGLIEDSIRFLRAQGRRVFYDAEHFFDGYKARPEYALRTIQAAEEGGAEIIVLCDTNGGSIPEETASICDEVKKRIGIPFGMHCHNDAGMSAANTLVGVVHGASQVQGTINGFGERCGNDNLCTTIPNLVLKLGVECLPEGRLSGLMDISRFVSEIANESHNHRQPYVGESAYAHKGGAHIDGVLKNPRTFEHVDPELVGNQRRFLLSDQSGRSTVLSKLSSFYMNLDRNGPLVKAVLAELKRKEHEGYQYEAAQGSFEILAARIIEGYTPPFSFEGFRVITDRRDDGSMVSEATIKLSVEGAEEHTAAEGDGPVDALNSALRKALNRFYPSLSEVRLEDYKVRVLDSDEGTAARVRVLIESSDGVDSWGTVGVSENVIDASYIALVDSLSYKLILDMRREKEA; from the coding sequence ATGACTGATACAAATACGAAAAATACGATACGGCATGTGGACATATACGATTCCACCCTCCGTGACGGCGCTCAGGCTGAGGCCATCAGTTTCAGCATGGATGACAAGCTGCTTATCACAGAAAAGCTTGACGGTCTCGGGGTGAAGTATATCGAAGGAGGCTGGCCGAATTACACAAGTCCCAAGGATTTGAATTTTTTCCGTGAGGTCGGAAAGCTTCGGCTATCTGTTTCCAAGGTGACGGCGTTCGGCTCGACACGAAGGGCTTCAAACTCCCCGGAAAAGGATCCGATTCTCCGTACGCTCATTGACGCCGATACGGAGATTGTGACCATATTCGGGAAAAGCTGGGATCTCCATGTGGAAGAGGTGCTGCGGATATCTCTCGATGAAAACATCGGTCTGATCGAAGATTCGATACGGTTTCTCCGGGCGCAGGGACGGCGTGTTTTTTATGACGCCGAACATTTTTTCGACGGCTATAAGGCCAGGCCGGAGTACGCGCTCAGAACTATTCAGGCTGCGGAAGAGGGCGGCGCCGAAATCATCGTGCTCTGTGACACCAATGGGGGAAGTATCCCGGAGGAGACAGCATCGATCTGCGATGAAGTGAAGAAGCGGATCGGCATACCATTCGGGATGCACTGCCATAATGATGCGGGCATGAGCGCGGCGAACACTCTTGTCGGGGTTGTGCACGGCGCTTCCCAGGTGCAGGGAACCATCAACGGTTTCGGCGAGCGCTGCGGGAATGATAACCTCTGCACCACCATACCGAACCTCGTGCTCAAACTGGGTGTGGAATGTCTCCCGGAGGGCCGTCTTTCAGGTCTGATGGACATTTCAAGGTTTGTATCGGAGATCGCCAACGAATCCCATAACCACCGTCAGCCCTATGTCGGCGAGAGCGCTTATGCGCACAAGGGAGGCGCACATATCGACGGCGTGCTCAAGAATCCTCGTACGTTCGAGCATGTCGATCCGGAACTGGTCGGCAACCAGCGGAGATTTCTGCTTTCTGATCAATCCGGCAGGTCGACAGTACTATCCAAGCTGAGCAGCTTCTACATGAACCTTGACAGGAACGGGCCGCTGGTCAAAGCGGTTCTGGCCGAGCTGAAACGGAAAGAGCATGAAGGATACCAGTACGAAGCCGCCCAGGGTTCTTTCGAGATACTCGCGGCGCGGATTATCGAAGGGTACACGCCTCCCTTCTCTTTCGAGGGATTCCGCGTTATTACCGACCGCCGCGATGACGGCTCCATGGTGAGCGAGGCTACAATCAAACTCTCTGTGGAAGGCGCCGAGGAACATACCGCCGCCGAGGGGGACGGCCCGGTGGATGCGTTGAACAGCGCGCTTCGTAAAGCGCTCAACCGGTTTTATCCCTCGCTTTCCGAGGTCAGGCTTGAGGACTACAAGGTTCGGGTGCTTGATTCCGACGAAGGCACGGCCGCACGGGTGCGGGTGCTGATTGAATCATCTGACGGCGTCGATTCCTGGGGGACGGTGGGAGTATCGGAAAATGTTATCGACGCCTCCTATATTGCTTTGGTGGATAGCCTCTCCTACAAGCTGATCCTGGATATGCGGAGAGAAAAAGAGGCATAA
- a CDS encoding 3-isopropylmalate dehydrogenase: MKRIAVIGGDGTGPEVVAEGLKCLKAAAGKVGFTYETVHFNWGGEHYLKTGEILPDNAVETLKTFDAILLGAIGHPGVRPGILEKGILLNLRFALDQYINLRPVKLYEGVQTPLAGKGPKDIDFIVVRENTEGLYVGSGGFMKKGTPDEVAIQESVNTRKGVERCIRFAFELARKRNKDRKVTLCGKTNVLTFAWDLWERAFHEVGAADYPDIARDYAHVDATCMWMVKNPEWFDVIVTDNMFGDIITDLGAVIQGGMGIAAGGNLNPEGVSMFEPIGGSAPKYTGTGKINPMAAILSAQMMLDYLGETKAAAILEKACIEVISRKMISMAAGKMGMSTAEVGDAVCEEIAK; the protein is encoded by the coding sequence TTGAAACGAATCGCAGTTATAGGCGGCGACGGCACCGGGCCGGAAGTGGTGGCCGAGGGGTTGAAATGCCTGAAAGCGGCGGCGGGCAAGGTTGGATTCACCTATGAGACGGTGCATTTTAACTGGGGCGGCGAACATTACCTGAAAACCGGGGAAATCCTGCCGGACAATGCGGTTGAAACCCTGAAAACGTTCGATGCCATTCTGCTCGGCGCAATTGGCCATCCGGGGGTAAGGCCGGGAATTCTTGAAAAGGGGATACTTCTCAATCTGCGATTTGCCCTCGACCAGTATATCAATCTGCGGCCGGTGAAACTGTATGAAGGGGTTCAAACCCCGCTTGCCGGAAAAGGACCGAAGGATATTGATTTTATCGTCGTCCGCGAGAATACGGAAGGATTGTATGTCGGGAGCGGCGGGTTCATGAAAAAGGGCACCCCTGACGAAGTGGCGATCCAGGAGTCGGTGAACACGCGCAAGGGGGTGGAGCGATGCATCCGGTTCGCTTTCGAGCTTGCCCGCAAACGGAACAAAGACCGTAAGGTGACACTCTGCGGCAAAACCAATGTGCTCACTTTCGCCTGGGACCTCTGGGAGCGGGCTTTCCACGAGGTCGGCGCGGCGGATTACCCCGATATAGCCCGCGATTATGCGCATGTTGACGCCACCTGCATGTGGATGGTGAAAAACCCGGAATGGTTCGATGTCATAGTCACCGACAACATGTTCGGTGACATCATCACCGACCTCGGCGCGGTCATACAGGGCGGTATGGGCATCGCCGCCGGAGGAAACCTCAACCCGGAAGGCGTCTCCATGTTCGAGCCGATAGGGGGGAGCGCTCCGAAATATACCGGAACCGGCAAGATAAATCCCATGGCCGCCATCCTGAGCGCCCAGATGATGCTCGATTACCTGGGCGAAACCAAAGCCGCGGCGATTCTGGAAAAAGCCTGTATCGAAGTCATTTCCCGGAAAATGATTAGCATGGCGGCGGGTAAAATGGGAATGAGCACAGCCGAGGTAGGCGACGCGGTGTGCGAGGAAATTGCGAAGTGA
- a CDS encoding 3-isopropylmalate dehydratase small subunit, with the protein MKGRAHVYTRDHINTDEIIPARYLNTDSEEELALHAMEDIDSEFVLKVKPGDIIVAGFDFGCGSSREHAIWALRGAGVGCVAAESFARIFYRNAVNNGFPVVECKGVIGAVKDGDELEIELRAGIIRNLTSGKELRFVPLPDFAFRIAEAGGLLQSIKE; encoded by the coding sequence ATGAAAGGCAGAGCGCACGTATATACCCGGGACCATATCAATACCGATGAAATCATTCCTGCCCGCTACCTCAATACCGACAGCGAGGAAGAGCTGGCCCTCCACGCTATGGAGGATATCGACAGTGAGTTTGTACTGAAAGTGAAGCCCGGGGATATTATTGTCGCCGGTTTCGATTTCGGCTGCGGCTCCTCGCGGGAACATGCGATATGGGCGCTCCGTGGAGCCGGGGTGGGATGCGTTGCGGCGGAAAGCTTCGCGCGCATTTTCTACCGTAACGCCGTCAACAACGGTTTTCCGGTAGTTGAGTGCAAAGGCGTCATCGGCGCGGTGAAGGATGGCGACGAACTGGAGATCGAGCTTCGCGCCGGAATCATCCGCAATCTCACCAGCGGGAAGGAATTGCGGTTCGTACCGCTGCCTGATTTTGCGTTCCGGATTGCCGAGGCGGGCGGGCTGCTGCAATCGATTAAAGAGTAA
- the leuC gene encoding 3-isopropylmalate dehydratase large subunit — MGMTITEKILAAHSGRKTVRPGELINARLDIVMCHDVTTPPAISMLQKLGMDRVFDPEKIVVIPDHFVPNKDIKSAELAKRLREWVRKHHLKNYYEVGENGVCHVVLPEDGWVLPGRTIVCGDSHTCTHGALGAFSTGIGSTDLAAAIYAGELWFRVPETMKFVLAGSLPKGVYSKDVILEIIRQIGVDGALYKAMEFIGPVIDELSVEARFTITNMAIEAGAKSGIINPDEKTIEYVRARSDEDFTVNTSDPDAEFSKVIEIDCSGLEPMVAFPHLPSDGRKAREAKDIKIDQVYIGSCTNGRIEDLRIAARILRGRKVAEGTRCIVVPASTTVWRQAMKEGLFDIFSDAKCVVSAPTCGACLGGYMGILAAGERCVSTTNRNFVGRMGSPESEVYLASPATAAATAVTGHITDPREMIL; from the coding sequence ATGGGAATGACCATAACCGAAAAGATACTGGCCGCTCATTCTGGAAGAAAAACCGTACGGCCGGGAGAACTGATAAATGCCAGGCTGGACATTGTGATGTGCCATGATGTCACCACCCCTCCGGCTATCAGCATGCTCCAGAAACTGGGGATGGACCGGGTTTTCGATCCGGAGAAGATCGTGGTGATACCTGACCATTTTGTACCCAACAAGGATATCAAGAGCGCAGAGCTGGCCAAGCGCCTCCGTGAATGGGTGCGTAAACACCACCTCAAAAACTACTATGAAGTCGGCGAAAACGGAGTCTGCCATGTGGTTTTGCCTGAGGACGGCTGGGTTTTGCCCGGACGGACCATCGTATGCGGAGATTCGCACACCTGTACACACGGCGCTCTGGGGGCGTTTTCCACCGGAATCGGCTCTACAGATCTGGCGGCGGCAATCTATGCCGGGGAACTGTGGTTCAGGGTGCCGGAAACCATGAAATTTGTGCTCGCCGGTTCTCTCCCGAAAGGGGTGTATTCCAAGGATGTGATTCTCGAAATAATCCGTCAGATTGGAGTGGACGGCGCTCTGTACAAGGCTATGGAGTTCATCGGCCCGGTGATCGACGAGCTTTCGGTTGAGGCCCGGTTCACCATCACCAACATGGCCATCGAGGCCGGGGCGAAATCGGGGATTATCAATCCCGACGAAAAAACCATCGAGTATGTCCGCGCCCGGAGCGATGAAGATTTCACCGTCAATACTTCCGACCCGGATGCAGAGTTCTCCAAAGTGATCGAGATTGACTGCTCCGGCCTGGAGCCGATGGTAGCGTTTCCGCACCTGCCCTCCGATGGCCGTAAGGCCAGAGAGGCGAAAGATATAAAGATCGACCAGGTATACATCGGCTCTTGCACGAACGGACGGATCGAGGACCTGCGGATCGCCGCCCGTATCCTGCGGGGAAGGAAAGTGGCCGAGGGAACGAGGTGCATCGTGGTGCCGGCTTCGACCACGGTCTGGCGTCAGGCGATGAAAGAAGGCCTGTTCGACATATTCAGCGATGCGAAATGCGTGGTGTCCGCTCCGACCTGCGGCGCCTGTCTCGGCGGCTACATGGGGATTCTGGCGGCGGGCGAGCGCTGTGTTTCCACCACCAACCGTAATTTTGTGGGACGGATGGGTTCTCCGGAGAGCGAAGTTTATCTTGCCAGCCCGGCGACAGCCGCGGCTACAGCGGTCACCGGTCATATCACCGATCCGAGGGAGATGATTCTATGA
- a CDS encoding 2-isopropylmalate synthase — protein MSNKRIIIFDTTLRDGEQSPGASLSVKEKVQIGVQLERLGVDIIEAGFPVSSAVQFEAVQACSAEIKNTVIAGLARTLEKDIVSAYEALKYAVRPRIHTFIATSPIHMEFKLHKKEDEVLRMAVEAVKLAGSLVNDVEFSAEDAFRSDLGFLREVVQATIEAGAKTINLPDTVGYAIPSEFGVFVRDIVSNVPNAGQAIFSVHCHNDLGLAVANSLMAVRNGARQVEVAVNGLGERAGNASLEEVVMALKVRHDFIGFDSGVNTREIYRTSQLVSNLSGIRVQPNKAIVGANAFAHESGIHVDGLLKERSTYEIMTPESIGLNGMKIVLGRHSGKHGFKKRLEDMGYKLAEQELGTAFERFLEVADKKKEVFDEDIAAIVEDEIRGVPEVFKLEYFHISSGSSTIPTATVRIRMGEEVRQESAWGDGPVDATFKAINAIAGMPIKLEEYSLRAVTAGTEAMGEVTLRMVVNHSIVIIGRGSSTDILDASAKAYVDGLNKIKQRISAPDDLPDAGDGDKV, from the coding sequence ATGAGCAATAAACGAATCATCATATTCGATACCACGCTCCGTGACGGGGAACAATCGCCCGGCGCGTCGCTCTCCGTTAAGGAAAAAGTCCAGATAGGGGTACAACTGGAGCGGCTGGGAGTGGATATCATCGAGGCCGGATTCCCGGTCTCCTCGGCGGTGCAGTTCGAAGCGGTACAGGCATGCTCCGCTGAAATCAAGAACACGGTTATCGCCGGTCTCGCACGCACCCTGGAAAAAGATATTGTCTCCGCGTACGAGGCCCTGAAATACGCAGTACGGCCGCGGATTCATACCTTTATCGCCACCTCGCCCATTCACATGGAGTTCAAGCTCCATAAAAAGGAGGACGAGGTGCTCCGTATGGCTGTCGAGGCGGTAAAGCTGGCGGGAAGCCTGGTAAACGACGTCGAATTCAGCGCGGAAGACGCTTTTCGGAGCGACCTCGGCTTCCTCAGGGAAGTTGTTCAGGCAACAATCGAGGCCGGAGCGAAAACGATCAATCTGCCCGACACGGTCGGATATGCCATTCCATCCGAATTCGGGGTGTTCGTTCGCGATATCGTGAGCAATGTTCCCAATGCCGGCCAGGCTATTTTCAGCGTACACTGTCATAATGACCTCGGTCTGGCGGTGGCCAACTCGCTCATGGCCGTACGCAACGGCGCACGGCAGGTGGAAGTTGCGGTCAACGGCCTGGGAGAGCGCGCAGGAAACGCTTCGCTCGAAGAAGTGGTCATGGCTCTCAAGGTTCGCCATGATTTCATTGGATTCGATTCCGGGGTAAACACGCGGGAGATTTACCGTACAAGCCAGCTCGTATCAAATCTATCCGGTATACGGGTGCAGCCGAACAAGGCCATTGTCGGAGCGAACGCTTTTGCCCACGAGTCGGGTATCCATGTGGACGGCCTCCTGAAGGAGCGCTCCACCTATGAGATCATGACTCCGGAATCGATCGGGCTGAACGGTATGAAAATCGTCCTCGGCCGTCATTCCGGCAAGCACGGGTTCAAAAAGCGTCTTGAGGACATGGGCTACAAACTGGCCGAGCAGGAGCTGGGTACCGCTTTTGAGCGGTTCCTGGAAGTTGCGGACAAGAAAAAGGAAGTGTTTGACGAAGACATCGCCGCCATAGTGGAGGATGAAATCCGCGGCGTGCCGGAGGTATTCAAACTCGAATATTTCCACATTTCCAGCGGCTCGTCCACCATTCCCACCGCCACAGTGCGCATCAGGATGGGCGAGGAAGTCCGTCAGGAGTCAGCCTGGGGCGACGGTCCTGTGGATGCCACGTTCAAGGCGATCAATGCCATCGCCGGGATGCCCATCAAGCTTGAAGAGTATTCGCTGCGGGCGGTAACCGCAGGGACAGAGGCGATGGGGGAGGTTACACTCCGCATGGTGGTGAACCATTCGATCGTGATTATCGGGCGCGGCTCTTCCACCGATATTCTCGATGCTTCGGCAAAAGCGTATGTGGATGGACTCAATAAGATAAAACAGAGAATTTCAGCCCCGGATGACTTGCCTGATGCGGGGGATGGAGATAAAGTATAA
- the ilvC gene encoding ketol-acid reductoisomerase, with the protein MKMYYDKDADRSVLQNKTIAIIGFGSQGHAQGQNLRDSGYKVIVAELPDTANYKLAVEMGFKPVSAAEAAEKADIIQILLPDELQARIYKSDIEKGLKPGKALVFSHGFNIHFGQIKPPKDVDVYMVAPKGPGHLVRRVFEQGGGVPALIAVQQDPTGKARELALAHACGIGAGRAGIIETTFLEETETDLFGEQVVLCGGLTELIRAAFETLVEAGYKPEIAYFECLHEVKLIVDLIYEGGIANMRSSISDTAEYGDLVTGTRIITEETREEMRQILSEIQSGQFAREWILENQAGRPVYNALKRMGEEHLIETVGKELRGMMSWLHK; encoded by the coding sequence ATGAAGATGTATTATGACAAAGACGCCGACCGAAGCGTATTGCAGAATAAAACGATCGCCATCATCGGATTCGGTTCCCAGGGACATGCGCAGGGCCAGAATCTCCGCGATTCGGGATATAAGGTAATCGTTGCCGAGCTGCCGGATACCGCGAATTACAAACTGGCTGTGGAAATGGGATTTAAACCCGTAAGCGCCGCAGAAGCCGCTGAAAAAGCGGATATCATCCAGATACTCCTTCCCGATGAACTTCAGGCCCGTATATACAAGAGCGACATCGAAAAGGGGCTCAAACCGGGCAAGGCTCTGGTATTCTCGCACGGTTTCAATATCCATTTCGGCCAGATAAAACCTCCAAAAGATGTGGATGTGTACATGGTCGCCCCCAAAGGGCCCGGCCATCTGGTACGGCGTGTGTTTGAGCAGGGCGGCGGCGTTCCAGCCCTTATCGCTGTTCAGCAGGATCCCACCGGAAAGGCCAGGGAACTCGCCCTGGCTCATGCATGCGGTATCGGCGCCGGCCGCGCCGGGATCATCGAGACAACTTTCCTCGAAGAGACCGAAACCGACCTCTTCGGCGAACAGGTGGTGCTTTGCGGCGGATTGACCGAGCTTATCAGGGCAGCTTTCGAAACCCTGGTCGAGGCCGGTTACAAGCCGGAAATCGCTTATTTCGAATGTCTCCATGAAGTAAAGCTCATCGTTGACCTGATCTATGAAGGCGGCATCGCCAATATGCGCAGCTCCATCAGCGACACTGCCGAGTATGGCGACCTGGTCACCGGAACAAGGATCATCACCGAGGAAACCCGTGAGGAGATGCGCCAGATTCTCAGCGAGATTCAGTCCGGCCAGTTTGCCCGTGAGTGGATCCTGGAAAATCAGGCCGGAAGACCGGTATACAACGCCCTGAAACGGATGGGCGAAGAGCACCTCATCGAAACTGTGGGCAAAGAGCTACGCGGCATGATGAGCTGGCTGCACAAATAG
- the ilvN gene encoding acetolactate synthase small subunit, translating to MKHTISVTVENKFGVLARVSGLFSSRGYNIDSLAVGETNTPSVSRMTIVVHGDDRVLDQVIKQLNKLVDVIEVIDLPDGTYIARELCLIKVKSDTGARSEILEVADVFRAKVIDIGHTALTIQITGTEDKVEAFIKLMEPYGIVELVRTGKVAMVRELNSNT from the coding sequence ATGAAACACACCATATCTGTAACCGTGGAGAACAAATTCGGCGTTCTGGCCAGGGTGAGCGGGCTTTTTTCCTCACGCGGCTACAACATCGACAGCCTTGCGGTCGGGGAGACCAATACCCCTTCAGTCTCTCGCATGACCATTGTGGTTCATGGCGATGACCGGGTACTGGATCAGGTGATCAAACAGCTTAACAAACTGGTGGATGTAATCGAAGTGATCGATCTGCCGGACGGCACATATATTGCACGGGAGCTGTGTCTGATAAAGGTGAAAAGCGATACCGGCGCGCGGTCAGAGATTCTGGAAGTGGCCGATGTCTTCCGCGCCAAGGTGATCGATATAGGCCACACCGCGCTCACCATCCAGATCACCGGAACGGAGGACAAAGTCGAGGCGTTCATCAAGCTCATGGAGCCGTATGGTATCGTTGAGCTTGTTCGCACCGGCAAAGTAGCCATGGTAAGGGAACTGAATTCGAATACATGA